In the genome of Sinorhizobium chiapasense, the window GCGTTCCGATCGGCAAGGCCGACTATATCGGCGGTCTTGGCTGAGATGTTTGGGTATGCGGCGGGCGAAACGTCACGCCCGCTGCGCCACCTTCAGAACAGCCCCTCGATCAGCCCTTCCTCATTGAGCCGTATTCTTTCCGAGGACGGCGCTTTCGGCAGGCCCGGCATCGTCATGATCTCGCCGGTGATGACGACGATGAAGCCGGCGCCGGCCGCAAGCCGCACCTCGCGGATCGGCACGGTGTGGCCAATCGGCGCACCGCGCAGGTTCGGGTCCGTCGAGAAGGAATATTGGGTCTTCGCCATGCAGATCGGCAGGTGACCGTAACCCTGGTCCTCCCAGGTCCGAAGCTGTTCGCGCACCAGCTTGTCGGCAATGACCTCGCTCGCGTGATAGATGTCCTTGGCGATCGTCTCGATCTTCTGGAAGAGCGGCATGTCGTCCGGGTAGAGTGGCGAGAACTGCGAGTGGCCCGCATTGGCGAGGTCCACGACCTTGCGCGCGAGTTCCTCGATCCCTGCCGAACCCTCGGCCCAGTGCTTGCAGAGAACGGCTTCGGAGCCAAGCGTCCTCACATAGTCCTTGATCGCCTGGATCTCGGCCTCGGTATCGGAGGTGAAGTGGTTGATCGCAACGAGCACGGGAACGCCAAATTTCTTGACGTTCTGCACGTGCCGCCCGAGGTTGGCGCAACCTTTCTTGAGCGCCTCGATGTTCTCCCGGCCCAGATCCTCCTTCTTCACGCCGCCATTCATCTTGACCGCCCGCACAGTCGCCACGACGACCGCGGCGTCCGGCTTCAGGCCGGCCTTGCGGCATTTGATGTCGAAGAATTTTTCGGCGCCAAGATCGGCACCGAACCCGGCCTCGGTAACGACATAGTCGGCGAGCTTCAGGGCAGTTGCCGTGGCGACCACCGAATTGCAGCCATGGGCGATATTGGCAAAGGGGCCACCATGGACGAAGGCCGGGTTGTTCTCGAGCGTCTGCACCAGGTTCGGCTGCATCGCGTCCTTGAGCAGAACCGCCATCGCCCCGTCGGCCTTGATGTCGCGGGCGTAGACCGGGCTCTTGTCGCGCCGGTAGCCGATGATGATGTTGCCGAGCCGCTTCTCGAGATCCTTGATGTCCATCGCAAGGCAGAGGATCGCCATGACTTCCGAGGCGACCGTGATGTCGAAGCCGGTCTCGCGCGGGTAGCCGTTGGCGACGCCGCCGAGCGAACCGACGATCTGGCGAAGCGCCCGGTCGTTCATGTCCATCACCCGGCGCCAGGCGATGCGGCGAATGTCGATCGCCTGCTCGTTGCCCCAATAGATATGATTGTCGATCAGCGCCGCGAGCAGGTTGTGCGCCGCCGTGATGGCATGGAAGTCGCCGGTGAAGTGAAGATTGATGTCCTCCATCGGCACGACCTGGGCGTAACCACCGCCGGCCGCACCGCCCTTGCTGCCGAAGCAGGGGCCGAGCGATGCTTCCCGGATACAGACGATCGTCTTCTTGCCGATGCGGTTGAGGCCGTCGCCGAGCCCAACGGTGGTTGTCGTCTTGCCTTCGCCGGCGGGCGTGGGATTGATTGCCGTCACCAGGACAAGCCGGCCGTTTCCGTTTTCCCGCTGCGCGGCGATGAATTCAGCGCTGACCTTGGCCTTGTCGTGGCCGTAAGGCAGCAGATGCTCCGGCGGAATGCCGAGCTTTTCGCCGATCTCCTGGATCGGCTTCTTCTTCGCGGCGCGCGCGATCTCGATATCGGATTTGACCTCCGGCATGGCTGCTCCCCCTTTTGTGGCGCGCCCAATCCGCCTCCTCCGCGAAAATGGGCACGCTTTGTTTCTTTGTGCTTACGCTTGCACGCCGTGCATCATCGGGCAAGGATATCGCGCATTTCCACGAGATTCGACCGCACGCGAAGGATGTAGAAACCCATCGTCGCCAGATGCGTCGGCATGATCCAGCCATCCTCGCGGCCGTTCGAGATGATGAGCGGCTGGATGTTCAAGGCGGCGCGCAGCTGCCGCATCGTCTCCGTCCAGATCGGCGTCAGACCGCGCTGCGCCACCACATTCTCGAAGTCGGCACCGGCCGCCGAAAGAATGCCGTAGTAACCGTAGAGCTGGCCGAAGGCGAACCAGAAGCGGTCGTCGGCGCGCGTATCGAACCAGCCGCCGTTGTGGAATTCGGAGCGCTCGCGGATGATCGCCGAGGTGTTGCCGAGGTCGTTGGCGACGCGGTCGAGGAACTCTACCATATTGTCGGACCGTCCGTCGAAGATCGCCTCGCATTTGCCGAGCGAAACGTTGAATTTCCTGAGATCGCGCATGGCCGCACGATAGAAACTCGGTGTCGGCGTCTTGGGTCCGAACGGATTGACGCCGAAATACCAGGTCTCTTCATCGAACTGGATGTTGCCGCGTGCGCTCTGCAGGTCATTGTTGACGCCTGAGGTGCCCCGGACGCGGCCGAGTGAATCGACGAGTTCGACCGCGGTACGGCGAACCGCCTGGTTTATCCCGCGCTGGAACGACGCCTTGTTGTCGAGCCAGGGCGTATCGTCCCAATCGAGCCCGAAAAAGCCGAGCTTGTAGAGCAGCATCGACGAAATCCAGGCATTCTGGTTGACGTTGAAATCGATGAGATCGGCCGCGACATCGACGATCGCCGAAGTCTGGCAAACCGTCCCCGCCGGCAGTTGGGCCACGGCGAGCGCCTCGGTTGTGTTGGCCTCGCCCGATGGATCGACGGCGGCAGCCTGGTTTGCCGCGGCCCCTGCACTTGACTGCCCAGTCGTCGTCGCCCCCGGGCCGCTCGTCGGCGACCCTGCCGGCACCTTGCGCTCGGCGAGCTTGTACCGGTCGACATAGTCCGGATCGAAATTGGTCCAGGCCTGCGTCTGCCAGACGAAATAGCCGTAGAATACGATCAGCCCGAGCAGGACGACACCGATCGGACCCTTGATGATCCAACTTCTTGCCCGGTACCAGTTACCAAGTGCGACGAAGGGCCAGAGAAGCCAGGCCACCGCCAGCCCGATGCCACGGCCGATCGCCGTGAAAATACGCTGAAAAAACGCAACAATCGGATCGAACATGTCCTATTCCTCTTTGAGACCGTAGAGCTTGTGGCGGAAAGCGGCCTTGTCCTTGAGATACGTACTGGTCAATGTCGCGACAACGTATTCCCGGAACTTTTCGCTGAAGTGCTCGTAAGCGCGATAGAATCCCTGCTTGTCGAACACGAAGCGGGAGACGAAATCGCGGGGGACGAGCTCAGAGATCAGGCGGTTCACCAGCCATTGATCGGGATGCATCGGTGCGGCGCGCACGAGCAGGAAGCGATAGTCCGGCGGGACCTCTGCCATGGTGATCGTACCCGTTGCCGCTATCGTCCGGGCCATTTCCTGAAGGAAGGGGTAGGTTCCGTCGCGCGACACAAGCGCCGCGTTGCGGTGGATCCAGGTCTGGAGCCAGATCCGGTCGGCATTCATGAGATCGGCTATTGGATCGGCATCGTTGATCAGCCCGCGAATGATCATGTCCGCCCGGTGCTGGAACAGCCCGGATTCCTGCACCCAGGAGGCCTGCGGCAGTTGCAGCCGGTTGGTCCGGGTGAGAAACTCGTAGATGCGGGCGTGATCGTTGATGGCGATGTAGCTCACCTGCCATGGCCGCGATCGCCTGAAACCGGGCACAGAGGGATCGCAGATAACCGTCGTCGTCTTCTGGTCGAGGAAAACATAGACGCCGCCGAAGTGATTGGCCCAGAAGGCCTCGTGGCGGAAAACGAGTTCGTTTGGCACCAGCGCGTTCTGCCGGATGTCGCCGGTTACTTTTGCCAGCTCCACCATGCGGCTCAGCATGGCGTCGTCGGCCCAGGCGGTCGGTACCTTTTTCAACCGGTCCACCAGTTCCCTGAGCTCGGTTGCCTTGCCGAGCATGTCTTCCGCCGAAAGCACCCGGAAACGGACCTCGTTGATCGACAGAAGGTCGTCGATGTCCTCGACCACCGAAACCGAGTCCTCGATCTCGCCGTAGAGTGCGTCCTTGATCGTCACCGCGTTGATCGCGCGGCTGTTGGCGTTGAAGAATTCATGCATCAGCGCCGCAGTGTTCGAGAAACTCGTGTGGACGACAGGGAGGTCCGCCTGAGCCGGCGTCAGGATGATGAACCGCCGATTGACGCGGTTCGGGTCGAGATAATCCTGATCCCCAAGCTCGTCCGCGACCTCCGGCGAGAAGCCGGTCATGTCGATGCTGAAGCGATCGAGCGCCGTCGGTTTCAGACCGAATCCCCCCAGCGCCTTGTTGTAGCGCGCGACGAGGTGCGGTTCGGATATGTCGAGCAGCCGACCATAGATCAGTTCGGCTTCGAGGAGGCGTTTCATGCGGCGACGCTCCGCAACTCGGCATTGAAGCACGGCCCTCTTTGGCCCTCACCGATTCTCCGTCTCTGCCCCTGGCCCTCTCTCCGCGCGCGCGGAGAGAGGATTGCGTTGAGTTCGATCGCGCCCGTCGACGCGCTAATGGGACCGCGTCCCCTCTCCCCGCGTGCGGGGAGAGGGTTAGGGTGAGGGGCAAATCGCAGGGCAAATGCTTCAACCATGTCTTCCACCCGCCGCAATGAACGTCAAATCCGCTGTCCTCACCTCAGCCGCCAAGCGCTTCTCCAGAATGGCGATGATCGTCTCCAAAACGGAAGCGCGATTACAGAATACGTGCGTATTCCAAAAGCGGACCACATTCCAACCGTTCGTAACCATGTATTTGTCGCGCAAAGAATCGCGACCGCTGATCGCATGCTGGCTGCCGTGCACTTCAACGATCAGCCGCTCATCGCCGCACGCGAAATCCGCGAAATAGCGGCCAACCGGAAACTGGCGAACGAACTTGAAGCCGTTGAGCCGCCGGTCCCTCAACTCCGACCACAGGATCGCCTCGGCATCGTTGTCCGACTGCCGAAGACGCCTGGCGCGCTCTGTTTGACGTTCGTTCGCTCCTCTCATTCGTGCCTAATTGCCCCTCACCCTAGCCCTCTCCCCGCTCGCGGGGAGAGGGGACGCCGCTCCGTCCGACAATATCTGCTCGGTTACCCATCTTTCGTTGATCGACCTCAAGAGCACAGTTGGTCGCCCAACATGGCGCGCCGCAGCGCCAACGCGTCCCCTCGCCCCACCTGTGGGGAGAGGGCTAGGGTGAGGGGCATATCTCGAAGCATCACCGTCAACTCTGCCACCGGCCCTCGCGTTTCATCGTCTCGATTTCGCGGACCGCCTTTTCACGCTGGCGTTCGCGGCGAATGATGTCGCCAACGGCAGCGTCGTCCGACTTGTCGGTGTAGCGGAACTCGCTGTCGGCGTAGCGGTTGATTTCCTGCAGCACCATCTCGATCGTGATCGGCCCGCGCAAATCCTCGATCATCGCCTTCTTCTCGTCGTAAGACCTGTGCATGAATGCGCCGGCATCCTTGAACCAGTCGTCGGGCAGCTCGACGTCCATCGCCCGCATCTTGATCGCGTCCGTGATGTTCCTGATCGCCCGGCCGGTGAAGCGTGGCTCGGCTTCCTTGATCATGTGCAGATAAGCGCCGACATCGGCGAGCGTGGCGATCTTGCCCTTCTCCTTCTCGTAGCGCTCCCAAACGGCGGAAAGCCCCTCCTCCTGCGGCCGTGAATGGGCCGCATAGGACTGCGAGACCGCGCGCTTGATCTCCTGGCCGGCATAGAGATCGTGCTGACCAAGCGGGATCTTGTGGTTGTTGCCGACGAGCAGCGCGAAGATGTCGATATAGTCGCCTTCCGTCTGCGGCCCGTCGACGAGCCAGCGCGCGCCCGCCCGCTGGCGCAACGCTTCATCGACGTTCTCCGGATAATTCGAGAACATTCCGAAGGTGCAATTGCCGCGCACCACCGTGGACGCGCCGGCGAGACTTTCCATCAGCACCGCTGTCACCTCATGCTGGCCGGCCGAGGCGCGGTCATCGGAGCGCTTGGCCGCCACCTGATCGACATCGTCGATCGTGCCGAAGCCGATCACCCGAGGATTGATGACGTTGTTGACGAACTCCTTGCAGTTCTGACCGGATTTTCCCTGGTAGGGGGAAATCTGGTCGACGCCGAAATTCTCGTAATGGAAAGCGTAGCCGGCGACGCCGCAGTAATCGTGGAGCATCCCGGCCAGCATCTGGATGAGAATGGTCTTGCCGGTGCCCGGCATGCCGTCGCCGATGAAGGTGAAGAGGAAACCGCCGAGTTCCACGAACGGATTCATCTGTCGGTCGAAGTCATAGGCCATCAGCATCTTGGCGAGCTTCAGCGCCTGGTGCTTCGCAATGTGGTTGCCGATGATTTCCTCCGGCTTCTTGAAGGTCATCACCAGCGGCTTGCGCTTCTGTCCCGGCGCAATGTCGAAACCATTCAGAGTGAAGTCGTCCTGGTCGAGCCGGATATGGACGTTTTCGAAGCTCTGAAGGCCGGTGAACCGCGTCTTGCGGGCGATCAGTCCTTCGATCGCGACCCGTGAAAAGGCGCGCGTGCGGGCCGTCAGGGCAAGATCGTCGGGCGCACCGGCAATGCCGCGATCGAGCGCCGCAATCATGCTCTTCAGCGCATCCTGGGGAGTATCGAAGAGAAAGTCGGGCTCTGCCGCATCATCGACCGGCTCCCCTTCGCCCTGCAAGGTCGCGCCCAGATAGGTCGCGAGCGTAAAGGCCGCAACATAGGCGGCTGCCGAAAGCAGTGCCTTGAATTGGCCCGCCTCCTCGCCGCCGAGCGGGGACGTGGCATTGCGCGCCTGCAACTGCTCGAGATTCGTCTGCCGCGCAAAGACATCGGCGACGGCAAGCGCCACCTGAATGCCGCGGCGCGTCCGGTAAAGGACGGCATGCTGGGCCGGCGACAAGAGCGGATCGGCGCCACGCACCGACTGGATCGTGCGCTGAAGCTCGACCTCGCGGGTGCGGCGCTGGCCGCCGGTCGAAACGGTCGAGACAAAACGACGGCCCGTGCCGGCAAGCGGCGTCCCCCCGGATGTATCATCCCGTTCAAGGATGATCAGCTTGGTAACAAGGCTCTGGGCTGTCGCCTGATGCTTGGCGATGTCGTCCTCGTGCAGCGTCGTCAGGCCGGTATTCAGCGTCATCGTCAAACCTCGCTCACCACCTCGTTGCCGGAAATCACGTGCACCTTGTAGTCTCCGAAGACCGCCCCCGCCTCGCCCTCGGCGTAAAGCGCCTGATAGGCGTCGTGCGGCACGAGCGCATGCTTCTCGTAAGAGCTGACGCCCATCCGGGCAGCCTCGAGGTTGTCTGTGTCTATGTGGAATTCTTCCTGCGCCGGCGTCGAGGACCAGAAGCCGCGCTCCGCAGGACGTTCGGCCTTGGAGAAGACTTCCTGCACCGTCCAGGTCAAAAGCCAGGCATTTTCCGTCTTGCGTACCTTCGACAGGATATCGTTGATCCTGGCGTTGTTCTCCGTGATCCCGGCCGAATAGAACGG includes:
- a CDS encoding DUF2333 family protein, with amino-acid sequence MFDPIVAFFQRIFTAIGRGIGLAVAWLLWPFVALGNWYRARSWIIKGPIGVVLLGLIVFYGYFVWQTQAWTNFDPDYVDRYKLAERKVPAGSPTSGPGATTTGQSSAGAAANQAAAVDPSGEANTTEALAVAQLPAGTVCQTSAIVDVAADLIDFNVNQNAWISSMLLYKLGFFGLDWDDTPWLDNKASFQRGINQAVRRTAVELVDSLGRVRGTSGVNNDLQSARGNIQFDEETWYFGVNPFGPKTPTPSFYRAAMRDLRKFNVSLGKCEAIFDGRSDNMVEFLDRVANDLGNTSAIIRERSEFHNGGWFDTRADDRFWFAFGQLYGYYGILSAAGADFENVVAQRGLTPIWTETMRQLRAALNIQPLIISNGREDGWIMPTHLATMGFYILRVRSNLVEMRDILAR
- a CDS encoding AAA family ATPase yields the protein MTLNTGLTTLHEDDIAKHQATAQSLVTKLIILERDDTSGGTPLAGTGRRFVSTVSTGGQRRTREVELQRTIQSVRGADPLLSPAQHAVLYRTRRGIQVALAVADVFARQTNLEQLQARNATSPLGGEEAGQFKALLSAAAYVAAFTLATYLGATLQGEGEPVDDAAEPDFLFDTPQDALKSMIAALDRGIAGAPDDLALTARTRAFSRVAIEGLIARKTRFTGLQSFENVHIRLDQDDFTLNGFDIAPGQKRKPLVMTFKKPEEIIGNHIAKHQALKLAKMLMAYDFDRQMNPFVELGGFLFTFIGDGMPGTGKTILIQMLAGMLHDYCGVAGYAFHYENFGVDQISPYQGKSGQNCKEFVNNVINPRVIGFGTIDDVDQVAAKRSDDRASAGQHEVTAVLMESLAGASTVVRGNCTFGMFSNYPENVDEALRQRAGARWLVDGPQTEGDYIDIFALLVGNNHKIPLGQHDLYAGQEIKRAVSQSYAAHSRPQEEGLSAVWERYEKEKGKIATLADVGAYLHMIKEAEPRFTGRAIRNITDAIKMRAMDVELPDDWFKDAGAFMHRSYDEKKAMIEDLRGPITIEMVLQEINRYADSEFRYTDKSDDAAVGDIIRRERQREKAVREIETMKREGRWQS
- a CDS encoding formate--tetrahydrofolate ligase, translated to MPEVKSDIEIARAAKKKPIQEIGEKLGIPPEHLLPYGHDKAKVSAEFIAAQRENGNGRLVLVTAINPTPAGEGKTTTTVGLGDGLNRIGKKTIVCIREASLGPCFGSKGGAAGGGYAQVVPMEDINLHFTGDFHAITAAHNLLAALIDNHIYWGNEQAIDIRRIAWRRVMDMNDRALRQIVGSLGGVANGYPRETGFDITVASEVMAILCLAMDIKDLEKRLGNIIIGYRRDKSPVYARDIKADGAMAVLLKDAMQPNLVQTLENNPAFVHGGPFANIAHGCNSVVATATALKLADYVVTEAGFGADLGAEKFFDIKCRKAGLKPDAAVVVATVRAVKMNGGVKKEDLGRENIEALKKGCANLGRHVQNVKKFGVPVLVAINHFTSDTEAEIQAIKDYVRTLGSEAVLCKHWAEGSAGIEELARKVVDLANAGHSQFSPLYPDDMPLFQKIETIAKDIYHASEVIADKLVREQLRTWEDQGYGHLPICMAKTQYSFSTDPNLRGAPIGHTVPIREVRLAAGAGFIVVITGEIMTMPGLPKAPSSERIRLNEEGLIEGLF
- a CDS encoding DUF6638 family protein; translation: MKRLLEAELIYGRLLDISEPHLVARYNKALGGFGLKPTALDRFSIDMTGFSPEVADELGDQDYLDPNRVNRRFIILTPAQADLPVVHTSFSNTAALMHEFFNANSRAINAVTIKDALYGEIEDSVSVVEDIDDLLSINEVRFRVLSAEDMLGKATELRELVDRLKKVPTAWADDAMLSRMVELAKVTGDIRQNALVPNELVFRHEAFWANHFGGVYVFLDQKTTTVICDPSVPGFRRSRPWQVSYIAINDHARIYEFLTRTNRLQLPQASWVQESGLFQHRADMIIRGLINDADPIADLMNADRIWLQTWIHRNAALVSRDGTYPFLQEMARTIAATGTITMAEVPPDYRFLLVRAAPMHPDQWLVNRLISELVPRDFVSRFVFDKQGFYRAYEHFSEKFREYVVATLTSTYLKDKAAFRHKLYGLKEE
- a CDS encoding endonuclease domain-containing protein codes for the protein MRGANERQTERARRLRQSDNDAEAILWSELRDRRLNGFKFVRQFPVGRYFADFACGDERLIVEVHGSQHAISGRDSLRDKYMVTNGWNVVRFWNTHVFCNRASVLETIIAILEKRLAAEVRTADLTFIAAGGRHG